A genomic stretch from Thunnus maccoyii chromosome 19, fThuMac1.1, whole genome shotgun sequence includes:
- the LOC121885330 gene encoding N-acetyllactosaminide beta-1,3-N-acetylglucosaminyltransferase 2, translating into MGKCCKCKGRLLCMCLLPCMMTGHLLIYIMVSIFVTMSYTPPKITIHYIAPGISANSGALASHPLSPFWNLRLEDSALWNQLQHAWDRQHNPILRGNATGILRKPKVKLLSQIEDECLSDCMSHMCSVPRLHDLNSLPEQMRAFIRSMHCREYPLLINQPAMCRRNNSSFGLDSPMLLMAIKSQVGNFENRQAIRETWGRSGLVRGESNKKGGLVRTVFLLGRQDSSTGPHPDLKNLLELENQKYGDILQWDFRDTFFNLTLKDLLFWHWLQQYCPTAIFVFKGDDDVFVRTGALLDYLHKQWEEHNLWRAYTNETGMDLFVGDVINNAMPNREPSTKYYIPESFYKGVYPPYAGGGGVVYSGSLALRLKEVSDRVRLFPIDDVYLGMCLHRLGLSPSHHPGFLTFDLPETERGNPCAYRSVLLVHRRSPKEMLTLWKQLQNLPGQC; encoded by the coding sequence ATGGGTAAATGCTGCAAATGCAAGGGGAGACTGCTGTGCATGTGCCTGCTGCCCTGTATGATGACTGGCCACCTTCTGATTTATATAATGGTGTCCATATTCGTCACCATGTCCTACACTCCTCCAAAAATAACCATCCACTATATTGCTCCGGGGATTTCTGCGAATTCTGGGGCTTTGGCCTCCCACCCCCTCAGCCCTTTCTGGAACCTTCGTCTGGAGGACAGCGCACTGTGGAACCAGCTGCAGCATGCTTGGGACCGTCAGCACAATCCAATACTGCGGGGAAATGCAACTGGGATTTTGAGGAAGCCAAAGGTTAAGCTTTTATCACAAATCGAGGATGAATGCCTTTCTGACTGCATGTCGCACATGTGCTCAGTCCCTCGTCTGCACGATCTCAACAGCTTGCCAGAACAAATGAGGGCATTTATCAGGTCAATGCACTGCAGGGAGTATCCCCTCCTTATCAACCAGCCTGCTATGTGTAGGAGGAACAACAGTAGCTTTGGTCTCGACTCTCCCATGCTCCTCATGGCCATCAAATCTCAAGTGGGGAACTTTGAAAATAGGCAGGCCATCCGTGAAACATGGGGGCGCAGTGGTCTGGTGAGGGGGGAATCAAATAAGAAAGGTGGATTAGTACGCACTGTGTTTCTGCTTGGAAGGCAGGACTCAAGTACAGGTCCTCATCCAGACCTCAAAAACCTCCTGGAGCTTGAGAACCAGAAATATGGGGATATTCTACAGTGGGATTTCAGAGATACTTTTTTTAACCTGACCCTAAAGGACTTGCTGTTCTGGCACTGGCTCCAGCAATACTGCCCCACCGCCATCTTTGTGTTCAAAGGGGATGATGATGTCTTTGTTCGAACAGGCGCCCTTCTGGATTACCTGCACAAACAGTGGGAGGAGCACAACTTGTGGAGAGCCTATACAAATGAAACTGGCATGGATTTGTTTGTGGGGGATGTAATTAATAACGCAATGCCAAACCGTGAGCCATCTACTAAATACTACATACCGGAAAGTTTCTACAAAGGTGTGTATCCACCATACGCTGGTGGAGGAGGGGTGGTGTATTCTGGCTCACTTGCATTGCGATTGAAAGAGGTGTCTGACAGGGTGCGCCTTTTCCCGATAGACGACGTGTATCTGGGCATGTGCCTGCACAGACTTGGGCTCTCACCAAGCCATCACCCGGGATTTTTAACATTTGATCTcccagagacagagagggggaatCCCTGTGCTTACAGATCTGTTCTACTCGTTCACAGACGGAGTCCCAAGGAGATGCTGACACTGTGGAAGCAGCTCCAGAACCTGCCTGGTCAATGCTGA